TATCTACACTGCCACGCCTCCAACGCCCAAGAAAGACCACTTGATACCAGTGGGAAACGCCTCACTTGATCTTGGGACGCGATCCCAGTTTGGCGACAAAGCACAACACCGACATCAAGGCAAATACAAGCGGAACAACCCGCCCCCCAGCGCCCCGCCGTTGGCAATCTCGATCCGCCCGCGCACGCCGTTGCGCTCATGCAAGGCGGCAATCCGCGCCGCGAAGTACAGGCCCAGGCCAGTGCTGCCGCTCTGCGAATCGATACCCTGCACGTAGTCATGCTGGCGCTCGAGCATGCGCTGTGGATAACCGGTGCCGTCGTCATTGACGCTGATCACCAGTTGCTCGCCCTCTTCCTCGATGCTGATCAGCAGGGCATGACCGGCATAACGGATGGCATTGGTCAGCACATTGGCCACCACCGAGGCGACCAGTTCGCGGTCGAAGAAGCCCAGCGGGCTTTGCGTCTCGATGCGCCAGGTGGCCAGGATGTCGCGGTGCTTGATCACGTCTTGCTGGGCGGCGAGCTGGGCTTCGATGAAATCGTCCAGTTCGTGGTAGTCCGGGCAGATCGGCAGCTGGTTGACCCCCAGCTTGTACAGGCCCAGCAACTGCACGAGCATGCCATTCAGGTGACTGAGTTCATGCTCCACCACGCCCTGCTCGGTACCGCCGCGCAGTTCCTCGGGCAGGCGCGCCAGCCACTGGCTGTGGGCATGGGTCAGCGCCGACAGGGAGTTCTTCAGGTCATGCACGGTGGAGGCGATCACCGTGGAGAAATCCAGCCCCTGGTTATCCTGGCTCATGCGCCAAATACCCGGATGTGCAGTTTGCGGTAGCGGTCGTAGCGGCTGTCGCTGCTGGGGATGCCCGCCACGCTGGTCAAGCAGTCGCGGCACTCCTGCATCAGCGTCGGCGGCGGTGTTTCACCGCCGATGCGCAACAAGGCCTGGGCGGTGTTCAGGGCGATACTGATGTTCTTCGGTTGCAGCGACAGCGCCTTGCGGAACATCCCCAGCGCCTCGTTGAGCTGGCCGCCCTGGTAACTGCGCACGCCCTGGCGGTTGAGGTCGACCGCCTCGGTCACGGCGCCGAGCACGGCCGGGTCGTCGGTGAGCTTGGCCACGCTCTGCATGACCTTGGGATCGTCACCGTAGGTTTCCACGCAACCCTTGAGAATCGAGGTACCCGCTGCGTCCTGGCCCAGTTGCTGCAACTGCTTGGCCACGGTCAGCGCGGCCTCGACCGAGAAGAACTGGTCCATCTTTTCCAGGCGCTGCATGGCCTGCTCGGTCAGCTTCGCCGCGGTGTCCGGGTCACCGGCCTGCTGCAGGCTGGCCGCCTTCATCAACCGTGCGCGCACTTGCAGGCCCTGGTCCTCGACGTTTTCCTTGGCCACTTCGCTGAGCACGGTATTGATCTCGACCCGAGTACGGGCATCGAGGCCATTGCCGGCGTTCTTGTTCATCAGCGCCTGGACCAGGCCCAGGTTGCTTTCGGCATCCTTGTAGCGCGAGCTCTGCCCCTGGTTCACCGCATGGCGGTAGGCCTTGGACGCGCTCTCGAAATCGGCGTTGTCCAGCGCCAGCTTACCCAGCGCGGCCTGGCGGCGCACGGCCAGCGGCGACAGGCGCACGGCCTCCTCGAGCATGTGCTGGGCACGCTTGCTCTCGCCCTGGGCCACCAGTACTTCGGCCATGCCGTCGTACAGGTTGGGCATGATCGGGAAGGCTTTGAGCGCCTGCTCGTAGACACCTTGCGCCTGGGCATTCTGCCCGCGCTTGTGCAGCAGGCTGCCCAACGCCGCGTACACCCAGGGCTGCGGCCGGCTGGCGAGGATGTTCTGGAGGAACTTCTCCAGTTCGTCGAAGCGATTGAGATCGCGCAGGGCGTCGGCCCGGTAGCGCAGGCACAGCGGCGCGAAACGCGGGTCCTTCTTGCACAGCTCGGCACAGGCACCGAGCACCTCGGCCGGGCGGCCGCGGTCCAGGGCCTGGAGAATCGGCTTGAGCAGCGTCTTGCGCTGGGTCAGCTTCTCCAGGCGCTGGGCAAGCCCAACCCGGTTGAAGGGCTTGGTCAGGTAGGCATCGGGCTCGTGCTCGATGGCGCTGAGCACGATGGACTGGCTGCTTTCGGCGGTGACCATGATGAACACGCACTCATGGCTGATCAGCTTGTCGATGATCAGGTCTTCGAGCACCTGCTGGCCGTTCTTCTTGCCATCGCCCAGGTGGAAGTCCTGGAGGATGAAGTCGTAGCGCTTCTGCCCGCACATGCGCAGCGCCTGTTCGCCACTGTCGGCCGTGTCGACATCGCGCACGCCGAGCTCTCGGAGCATGGAGCGGGTCGACGTACGGAAGTCGGTGTAGTCGTCGACGATCAGAAAGCTTTTTTGCCCGTACTGCAGCATCAACACGACCTGTACTGGAAGAAGAGGGAAAGTGGCGCGAAGCGATACATGCCGCCGAGACCTGTATCGGCAGCGGGTCGGAAAAGATGAGTGCGGCACGCCAGGGCCACGAAGTGGCTCAAGGCCACTATTTTATCGCCGTGCGTGCCTTCAAGCCAACAGGCCGAGCGCTTTGGCCCGGGCCACCGCCTGGGTACGGCGCTCGACCCCCAGCTTGCTGTTGATGTGGCTGGCGTGGGTCTTGACGGTGTGCAACGAAATGAACAGCTGTTCGCTGATCTGCTGGTTGGAGCAGCCTTGGGCAATCAGTTCCAGCACCGCCAGCTCACGGCCGCTCAAGGCCTCGGCGATCACCGGCAGGCTGGGCGCCGACTCGGGCAGCCGCGCCAGCAAGTCGCCCTGCACGGCGCAGGGTGCCCGGGCCAGCAACTGCTCGCGCAGCCACTGGGGCTGATCATCCAGCAGGCGCTGGAACGCTTGCTGGGCGCCACCCTGGGCAGCCTCCAAGGCCTGGGTCAACAGCTTCGCGGCCTCGGCTTCACGGCCTTGCTCGAGCACCAGCTGAATGAGCTGGCACAAGGCACTGACCACCAGGGTCATGCCGCCGCTGGCCCGCCCCCGCTCGACCAAGGCACCAAGGCGCGCCTCGGCATCGTGCGGGCGCTCCAGCACCCGCTCCAACAGTGCCTGCTGCAATTCGATGTGCAGCGGTAACAGGGGGTGGAACTCAGGTGCAGCCGCAGGCTGCTCGCCGCCATAGGTCTGGCCGAGACGCGTCAGCCACGACTCGGCCAGGTCGGTGCGGCCCTGGGCCAGCCACAACTCGCACTTCACCAGGGTGATCATGGCCAGGTAGAAGATCGGCGGCACGTCCCAGATGTGCATCAGCCGCTCGGCCTCGGCCAGCTCGGCGAACGCCTCGGCGAAGCGCCCCTCGCGGCCGTCGAGCGAGGCGATCACGCAGTGCCCGATCAGCACACTGATGTCTCGGCAACTGCGCGCCTCGCTCAAGCCTGCCCGCAACCGGGTGCGCCCCGGCCCCGACTGCAGCCGCGCAGCCAGCAGGTAGCCTTCGTACAGGGTGAGGCGGGCGCGCACCGCGTACAGGCGTTGCCCGGATAGCCCCTGCAAGCGCTGCAAGCCCTGACGCACCTCCTCCAGCGCCCGCAGGACCTCGCCACGGGCATGCAGCACCCTGGCCCGGTCATAGTGGGCCAGCGCTTCGAACAACGGATTGCCGACCCGCTGGGCCAGCTCGAGGGCCTCGCGGTTCCAGCCCCGCGCGCGCCAGAAATCGCCATCGGCAATGGCCAGGTTGGACAAGGTCGACAGACACACCAGGCGCTGTCCATAGCGCTTGCAGGGCAAGCTTTGCAACGCTTCGCCGCAATAGGCCAAGGTGCGTGCACGATCACCGCGGCCACGGGCGATCACCCCGCTCAGGGCCAGCCACTGGGCCAGCATGGATTTCTGCGCGGTGGCCGAAGGGGCCGGCAGGAAGCGGCTCAGGTAGGCCGCCAGCTCCTCGGCGGCATCGAGCTGGCAGGCCAGGCCCAGCGCCCAGCTGTACAGCACGATCAGCCGTGGCGTGCTGATCAGCAGGCTGTCGGGCAGGTCCATTTTCCAACGCAGCAGCATGCCGACGTTCTGTTCGGCCAGCAGTTGCTCTTCCGACAGGCTCTGTACCAGGTCGGCCGCCACATCCAGATGGCCGGCGCGCAGCGCCTGCTCCACCGCCTCGTCGAGCAGGCCCTGGCCCTCGAACCAGCGACAGGCGCGCAGATGCAGCCCGGCGAGCGGCTCGCTGGCCTGGCGGCTGCGCAGCAGGTCGGAGAACAGATGGTGATAGCGGAACCAGGTGCCATGCTCGTCGAGCGGCACCAGGAACACCTGGTGGGCCTGCAGGTAGCGCAGTACCTCGGCGCTGTCGTGCCGCTCGCGCAGGGCATCGCACAGCTCGGCGCAGAAGCGCTCCTGGCAGGCGGTGTCGTAGAGGAAGGCCTGGACCGCCGCGGGCAGGATCTCGATCACTTCTTCGAGCAAATAATCGCGGATCAGCCCCTCGCCCCCGTGCAAGGCCTGGGGCAAGGCATGGTCGTCACCCGACTCGCTGGCGGCCAGTTGCCAGAAGCGCAGGCCAGCCACCCAGCCGTCACTGCGCTGGATCAGGTTGTCGAGGGCCTGGCCGCGCAAACCGGTGGGCTGGCGGCCGATCACCGCCAGCGCTTCGTCCGGGGTCAGGCGCAAGTCCTGCTCGTTGAGTTCGACCAGTTGCCGCGACAGGCGCAGGCGCGCCAGGTGCCAGTCGGGGCGCTGACGGCTGGTGACCAGCAGCACCAGCCCAGGCGGCAGGTGGTTGAGAAAAAATTGCAGGCAGCGGTCGAGTACCGGCCCCTGGGCCAGGTGGTAGTCGTCCAGCACCAGCAGCAACGGCGTGTCGGGTTGCAGGTAGAGCGCCAGCTCATCGAGCAGGCCGTCGAGCCACTCTTCGAAGGCGAACGGTTGATGGCGCTGGCGCATCTTCAATAGGCCCAGGGCCTGCCCGCCGAGGGCCGGGCAGAACTGTTGCAGGCCCTCGAGCAGCCGCTCGAGGAAACGCCCCGGGTCGGCATCGCGCAGGCTCAGGCCCAGCCACAAACTGCGCCAGTGGCTGGGCAGCGCCTGGCAGAACTCGATGGCCAGCGAGCTCTTGCCAAACCCGGCCGGGGCGTTCACCAGCAACAGGCGCCCCGCCAGGCCGCTTTGCAAGCGCTGGCACAGGCGTGCGCGGGGCACATGCGCCTCCGGCAGGGGCGGGCGGAAGAAACGCCCGTCCAGCAGGCCCAGGGCCTGGCTGGCGACTCCATGCGTACGGGACAAGTCTGTCATGGCCGGCTCGTTCTGATTGGAGTAATGCGGCGGGTGCGGATGGTTGCGAGACTAGCGGCAAACGCCGCGCATTTGAAGATGATGCTGGGCCTTTGGCCCAAAAAGACTACAACAAAACGAAACAACGCCAAGGATGCGTGCCAAGGATGCCTGCCGAGGGCGCGGGAACAGAAACGCCCCGGCAAGCCGGGGCGTTCTGGGGGATCACACGGAGTGAACAGCGATCAGTTCATCGCACACCTGCCTGGCGCAGGGCCGCCGGCTGGAAGTCGGCCTTGCTGGCGCTGAAGCCGAAGTTGTACGCGCTCTTCTCTTCGTTCTTCATGCCCAGTGCCAGGTAACGGCCCGATTGCAGGTCGTAGATGGCTTCCAGGGTGTACCACGGTACCTGCACGTTGTAGTACGGCTGGGCGTGGGCTTCCGATACCCGCCACAGCTGGTTGCGACCGTCGTACTGGTCGATGACCGCAGCCTGCCAGGTGTCCTCGTCGATATAGAAGTCACGCTTGGCATAGATGTGCCGCTGGCCTGGCTTCAGGGTCGCGACCACATGCCACACGCGGCGCAGCTCGTAACGCGCCAGGTCCTGGTTGATGTGCCCGGCCTTGATGATGTCGGCGTACTTGAGCTTCGGATCATCCAGCTTGTAGGCGTTGGAGGCGATGTACATCTCCTTCTTGCCTTCGAGCTTCCAGTCATAGCGGTCCGGCGCACCGTTGTACATGTCCAGGTTGTCGGAAGTACGCAGGCCGTCGGCAGCGGTACCCGGGCCGTCATAGGACACCTGCGGCGCCTGGCGTACACGACGCTGGCCGGCGTTGTAGATCCAGGCCTTGCGCGGTTCCTTGACCTGGTCGAGGGTCTCGTGGACCAGCAGCACGGTGCCTGCCAGGCGCGCCGGCGCGGTCACTTCCTGCTTGAAGTAGAACAGGATGTTGCCGGGGTTGGCCGGGTCGTAGTCCTTCATCTTGTCGCGGAAGACGAACTGGTCCTGGAAGTACACCAGGCTGTAGGAGCCATTCTGCTGCGGGGTGGCCTGGGTGACCAGGCGGGTCACGCTGCCGCCGCGGTAGCGGGTGATGTGGTTCCAGATCACTTCCAGGCCGTCCTTGGGAATCGGGAACGGAATGGCGGTGCGGAAGTTCTCCAGGCCGTTGCCGCCGGCGACCAGGGTGGTCTTGGTGGCGTTTTCCTTGATCGCGGCGAACACCTCGTCCGGCGCGGTGGCGCCGCGGTGGGTCTTGTACACCGGGAGCTTGTAGCTGTCCGGGTAGCGCTTGAGCATGGCCAGCTGGCCAGGCGAGAGCTTGTCCTTGTACTGCTCGGCGTTCTGCGCGGTGATGGTGAACAGCGGCTTCTCAGTGCCATAAGGGTCCGCCAGGAAGCCCTTGCTGTCAGCGCTGCCGGCGCTCTTGGACAGCGGCTCCCACGGGCCGATCGAGCCATCGGCGTTACCGGCCTTCTCCGCGCCCATCGGCGTGAGCGACGCGCCCAGCTTGGCCGCCTGGTCGGCGGAAACCGCAGCCATGACGCTGGTCGCCAGCAGGGACATGCCCAGTACACCGGCCTGCAGCAGACGTGTGGTCATTTTCATTCTGTTGTCGTCCTGGATCAAAGTGCTTAGAAGTTCACACCGAAGCTGAGGGCGACGAAGTCGCGATCATCCACGGTGGTGTACTTGCCATCGAAGAAGTTGGTGTACGACAGGCTCGCCGTGTAGGTGTTCTGGTACTCGGCGTCCAGGCCCAGGCTGACCGCCTTGCGGCCTTCCTCGAAGTTGCCGCCGGGGCCCGGCGAGTAACCGTCGACGTCATGGGACCAGGCCACGCTTGGGCGCAGGTTCACGCCGGCGAAGACGTTGTTGTAGTCCCAGATGGCGCGTACGCGATAACCCCAGGAGTCGGAGGTGGTGAAACCGTCGTTTTCGCAGTAGCGCGAAAGGTTGTTCTGCGGGGCGCCGGCCAGCGTGGTGGCGTTGAGGCTCTGGCAACGACCGCCAGGCAGCGGGCCAGGCCCATAGACCGGGTCACGGCCGTAGCGCATCTTGGAGGTGCTTTCCAGGCCGCCCACGTGGGTCCAGCCGACCTCGCCGACCATGGTCAGGCGCTCGGCGCCCATGACCTGGTCGAAGAAGTGGGTGAACGTGGTTTGCAACTGGGTGATTTCCTTGCGGCGATAGCCCGGCTGGTCGGTGTCCGGCACGCCCTTGAGCACCGAGGCATTGGGGTCGAGCGGGGTCAGGCCCGAATAGAGGATATCGGTGGTGTTCAACTGCACCGGGGCGTTCGGCCGATAGCTGATTTCGCCGCTCCAGGCCGTGCCGGTGGGCAGGGTGGTGGAGAAGCTCAGGCCGTACAGGCGAATGTCTTCCGGGTACTCGACGTAGTAGCTGGAGTTACCGGCCACATACAGGGGCATGAGTTGCTGCAGCAGGGCCGGGTTGGTGGCGGCGCCGGCCGGCACCCCGGCACGGACCAGCGCGCCAGCCAGGTTGGCTGGGTTGTAGAAGCGCGACCCCGCACCACGACCACTGAAGATCGGTGCACGGCTGTGGTAGTTCATGAAGTAACCGCCGAACTCGGTGTTAAGCGGTTCGTACATGTAGCGCAGTGCCAAGCCGAACTGGCCGCTGTCGCGGGCGTCACGGTCCGGGCCACGACGCACGATCACGCCTTCATCCGGCGAGCCCCAGCTGACGCCCTGTCCCTGCAAGGCGCGCATGGTCGGCCCGGCCAGGGCCCCCAGGCGCCCGGCCACGGCCGACTGCTTGGCCAGTACTGCCAGGTTGTTGTCGCAACCATCGGCGATCACGTCTGGCTGCGAGAAGAAGGTGCCGCAGTTGTCGACGACGGTCTGGTCCCACTCGATCTGGTAGAAGCCTTCGGCGGTCAGGTTGTCGGTCAGGCTCTGCGACAGGTAGAACATGTTGACGGGGATCAGGCCTTCCTTGATCTCCGCGCCCGGGCGACGGAATGCCGAGACATCGATGGGGTTGATGGAGTTGATGCCGCCACCGATGAAGGTACTTTCGCCCCAGCTCACCACCTGCTTGCCGAAGCGCACGGTGCCTGGCAGATCGGCGATGGAGTAGTTGTGATAGACGAAGGCGTCGAGGATCTGGGCGCCCGAGGACTTCGCGCCCTCCTTGCGGTTGGAGTCGCTGATGTCCTTGAACTCGCGGCCTTCGTCCTTGAGTTCGAAGTCATACCAGTACTTGCCGCGGACGAACACGCCGGTGTCGCCGTACTTGAGCTCGAGGTCGTGGATACCCTTGAAGATCTTCGAGAAGGTCTCGCCCTTCTTGAAGTTCAGGTGACCGTCGTCGGAGGTCTGCGACAACCCCCTGCCGCCGTTGTTGGCCCCGATGAGGTTCTTGTTGGGGTTGGCCGTCGACCAGCTGGCGCCGATGGAGAGCGACGAGTCGAACTGGCCTTCGATTTCCCCGATGTTGAAGCTGACAGCGAAAGCAGGACTTGCGAGCGTAGAAGCGAGGCTGACGGCCAGGGGCAGACGTGCCCGGCGCCAGAACGGGTTTGCAGATGTCATCGACGCTACTCCATGTACTTTTTTGTTATGGCAGTGAGTCCTTTCAGAAACGGCTCGAGCGCCTGGCCAAGCAGGCTCTTGCCCAAGGCGCCACGCACAAGGTGCGCGGTGCCCTCCCCCATTCCTGAAAATCCCCTGACCCGACTATAGCCAGCGCCCACAGGTGCTTGATCCCTCTAAAGTGTGATTTGCACCCCCTGCGGGTGGCCCACCACGAATGGCCGCCCTGTGTGCCAGCAGTGCTCAAGCATGGCTCAATTTCATCGTTTGACAAGGCACCGTCCCCTCTAGCCTGCGGGTCGCACCCAAAGAGGCACGACCCGCGCAACGGTTACAGGGTGGAAAGGAACGCACTGTTACTGGCTTGCCACTGGCTGATATCCAGGCGGATGCGCTTCTTGTCGAGTTTGCCGACACTGGTCTTGGGAATTTCAGTAACAAGGGCGATCTGGCTGGGAATCGCCCACTTGTTGATATGGCCCTGCTCGACGAAAGGCTTGAGGTGTTCCTTGAGTGCCCGGGCATCGATGCTCATGCCGTCGCGCGCCACCAGCAGGGCGAAGGGCCGCTCGCCCCATTGCGGGTCGGGCACGCCGACCACCGCCACTTCGCGCACCGCCGGGTGGCGGCTGACCAGGTCCTCGAGGTCGAGCGAGGAAACCCACTCACCGCCGGTCTTGATCACGTCCTTGATGCGATCGCGGATGTCGATGTAGCCCATGCCGTCGAGGGTGGCGACGTCACCGGTGTGCAACCAGCCGCCCTGCCAGAGTTCCTCGCCCTTCTGCGGCTCGCGGAAGTAGCCCATGGTCAGCCAGGGCGCGCGCAGCACCAGCTCGCCCTGGGTTTCGCCATCGGCGGGGAGGAAGTTGCCATTGCCGTCGACGATGGCGGCCTCGACCAGTGGCACCGGCACGCCGGCCTTGATCCGGTAGCTGGTGCGCTCGTCCTCGCTGCCCGCCTGTAGTTCGTCGTTGAGGTGCGCGGCACTGATCAGCGGGCAGGTTTCCGACATGCCGTAGGCGGCGGTGAGCTGGATGCCCCGGGCCAGCGCTGCCTGGTACAAGGCGCGATTGAGCGCGCTGCCACCGATGATGATCTTCCAGCCACCGAAATCCTGGCCGGCCGCCGACGGGCAATTGAGCAGCATCTGCAGGATGGTCGGCACGCAGTGGGAGAAGGTGACCTTTTCCTCGCGCCACAGCCTGATCAGCATGTCCGGCTCGTAGCGCCCCGGATAGACCTGCTTGATCCCCATCATGGTCGCCGCGTAGGGGATGCCCCAGGCGTGCACGTGGAACATCGGCGTGATCGGCATGTAGACGTCGTTGCTGCTCAGCAGCCTCACGCTGTCCAGGCTGCCCAGTACCGATGTTTCGGCCAGGGTGTGCAGCACCAGTTGGCGATGGGTGAAGTAGACCCCCTTGGGGTTTCCGGTGGTGCCGGTGGTGTAGAAGGTGGTGGCCACCGAGTTTTCATCGAAGTCGGGGAAATCGTAGCGCGGGCTGGCGGCGGCCAGCAGCTGCTCGTACTCGCCCACCAGGTTCGGCAGGTCGGCGGATTTGTCCGGGCCGTCGGTCAGCAGCAGGGTCTTGTCGACCGTGGTCAACTGGCCGGCGATGGCTTGGTAGAGACCGATGAAATCACTGTTGACCAGCACGAAGCGGTCTTCGGCGTGGTTCATGGTGTAGAGGATCTGCTCGGGCGACAGGCGCACGTTGATGGTGTGCACCACTGCGCCGATCATCGGAATGGCGAACATGCACTCCAGGTAACGGTGGCTGTCCCAGTCCATCACCGCCACGGTGTCACCGGCCTTCACCCCCGCGGCGGTCAATACGTTGGCCAGGCGGGCGATGCGCTCGTTCAACTGCGGGTAGGTCAGGCGGATCTGGTCGCGGTAGACGATCTCGCGGGTCTTCTCGTAGCGGCTGCCGGACATCAGCAGGCGTTTGATCAGCAGCGGGTACTGGTAGGCGCCCTCGGCGGGCTTGATGATGCGCGTCTGCAACATGGGTATCCCTTTTCGTCAAAGCGGGCAGGACTTTTCAGGCACTTACTGTAGATCGGTGACGCACCGGTCAAATCAGCCGAAGGAATGATTTGCGCCCCTCGAGGTATGAGTGCCACGACATTGACGAAGGGCGCCAAGCGACCAGACACTGCGACCACAGCTTGCCGTCCAATCACCGGAGCCCCTGATGCCCAGCCCACGTCGCGCCGTGTTCCTCGATCACCAGTCCCTGGACCTGGGTGACCTCGACCTTTCGCCGCTGCATGCCCAGTTCGATGAATTGCGACTGCACGCCGCCACCACGGCGCAGCAGGTCGCCGCACGCCTGCAAGGCGCAACGGCGGTCATCAGCAACAAGGTGATGCTCGACGCCACCACCCTGGCCGCCAACCCGCAGCTCGAGCTGATCCTGGTGGCCGCCACCGGCACCAACAACGTCGACCTGGCCGCCGCCCGCGCCCAGGGCATCACCGTGTGCAACTGCCAGGGCTACGGCACCCCCTCGGTGGCCCAGCACACCCTGGCGCTGCTGCTGGCCCTGGCCACCCGGCTGTGTGACTACAACCAGGCGGTCGCCGCCGGGCACTGGGCCAAGGCCAGCCAGTTCTGCCTGCTGGACTTCCCCATCGTCGAGCTGCAGGGCAAGACCCTCGGCCTGCTCGGCCACGGCGAGCTTGGCGGCGCGGTGGCGCGCCTGGCCGAAGCGTTCGGCATGCGCGTGCTCAGCGGGCAGATCCCGGGGCGGCCGCCGCGCGCCGGGCGCCTGCCGCTGGACGAGCTGCTGCCGCAGGTCGATGCGCTGACCCTGCATTGCCCGCTCAACGAACAGACCCGGCACATGATCGGCGCTCGCGAGCTGGCGCTGCTCAAACCCGGCGCGCTGGTGGTCAACACTGCCCGCGGCGGGCTGATCGACGAGCAGGCCCTGGCCGATGCGCTGCGCGCAGGGCACCTGGGCGGCGCGGCCAGCGACGTGCTCAGCGTCGAGCCACCGGTCAATGGCAACCCCTTGCTGGCGGCGGACATCCCGCGCCTGATCATCACCCCGCACAGCGCCTGGGGCGCGGTGGAGTCGCGCCAGCGCATCGTCGGCCAGCTCGCCGAGAACGCCCAGGCGTACTTCGCCGGCCAGGCACGGCGAGTGGTCGGCTGACGCCGCGGCGGCTCTGCTACACTGCGCCACTTTTTTCAGGAGGCGTCGTCCATGGACCCGCGCAGTGAAGTATTGCTCCGCCAGGCGGAGCTGTTCCAGGGCCCGCTGCTGATCGCCGGTGCCCAGGCCGACGGCCTGCTCGGTCAATTGCCCCAGGCCCATGGCTGGACCTGGCATGCCGGCGACCAGGCCCTGCTGCACAGCCGCTTCAGCGGGCGCAGCCACTATGGCGTCGAGGTGCCCGAGGTGGCCTTCGAGGCCGCCGTGCTGTTCCTGCCCAAGTCCCGCGAGCTGGCCGCCTACCTGCTCAATGCCCTGGCCTCGCGCCTGGCTGGGCGCCCCCTGTACCTGGTGGGCGAGAAGCGCGGTGGCATCGAAGGCGCGGCCAAGCAGCTGCAAGCCTTCGGCAAGCCGCGCAAGCTCGACAGCGCGCGGCATTGCCAGCTGTGGCAGGTAAGTGTCGACAACGCCCCGCAGGCCAAGCCCCTGGAGAGCCTGGCCGAACGCTTCGAGCTGGCGCTGGCGGACGGCCCGTTGCAGGTGATCAGCCTGCCGGGCGTGTTCAGCCATGGCCGCCTGGACAAGGGCACGGCGCTGCTGCTGGAGCACCTCGACGACCTGCCCTGCGGCGCTGTGCTGGACTTTGGCTGTGGCGCCGGGGTGCTTGGGGCAACGATCAAGCGCCGCTACCCGCAAAGCCGGGTCACCCTGCTCGATGTCGACGCCTTCGCGGTCGCGGCCAGCCGCCTGACCCTGGCGGCCAATGGCCTGCAAGCCGAGGTGATCAGTGGCGACGGCATCGATGCCGCGCCAGCCGAACTGGACCTGATCCTGAGCAACCCGCCGTTCCATACCGGGGTGCACACCGATTACCAGGCGTCGGAAAATCTGCTGAAAAAATCACGACAACATCTGCGAAAAGGCGGCGAAATACGGCTGGTTGCCAATAGCTTCCTGCGCTATCAGCCGCTGCTGGAAGAGGCCCT
The window above is part of the Pseudomonas muyukensis genome. Proteins encoded here:
- a CDS encoding fatty acid--CoA ligase, with the protein product MLQTRIIKPAEGAYQYPLLIKRLLMSGSRYEKTREIVYRDQIRLTYPQLNERIARLANVLTAAGVKAGDTVAVMDWDSHRYLECMFAIPMIGAVVHTINVRLSPEQILYTMNHAEDRFVLVNSDFIGLYQAIAGQLTTVDKTLLLTDGPDKSADLPNLVGEYEQLLAAASPRYDFPDFDENSVATTFYTTGTTGNPKGVYFTHRQLVLHTLAETSVLGSLDSVRLLSSNDVYMPITPMFHVHAWGIPYAATMMGIKQVYPGRYEPDMLIRLWREEKVTFSHCVPTILQMLLNCPSAAGQDFGGWKIIIGGSALNRALYQAALARGIQLTAAYGMSETCPLISAAHLNDELQAGSEDERTSYRIKAGVPVPLVEAAIVDGNGNFLPADGETQGELVLRAPWLTMGYFREPQKGEELWQGGWLHTGDVATLDGMGYIDIRDRIKDVIKTGGEWVSSLDLEDLVSRHPAVREVAVVGVPDPQWGERPFALLVARDGMSIDARALKEHLKPFVEQGHINKWAIPSQIALVTEIPKTSVGKLDKKRIRLDISQWQASNSAFLSTL
- a CDS encoding 2-hydroxyacid dehydrogenase produces the protein MPSPRRAVFLDHQSLDLGDLDLSPLHAQFDELRLHAATTAQQVAARLQGATAVISNKVMLDATTLAANPQLELILVAATGTNNVDLAAARAQGITVCNCQGYGTPSVAQHTLALLLALATRLCDYNQAVAAGHWAKASQFCLLDFPIVELQGKTLGLLGHGELGGAVARLAEAFGMRVLSGQIPGRPPRAGRLPLDELLPQVDALTLHCPLNEQTRHMIGARELALLKPGALVVNTARGGLIDEQALADALRAGHLGGAASDVLSVEPPVNGNPLLAADIPRLIITPHSAWGAVESRQRIVGQLAENAQAYFAGQARRVVG
- a CDS encoding class I SAM-dependent methyltransferase encodes the protein MDPRSEVLLRQAELFQGPLLIAGAQADGLLGQLPQAHGWTWHAGDQALLHSRFSGRSHYGVEVPEVAFEAAVLFLPKSRELAAYLLNALASRLAGRPLYLVGEKRGGIEGAAKQLQAFGKPRKLDSARHCQLWQVSVDNAPQAKPLESLAERFELALADGPLQVISLPGVFSHGRLDKGTALLLEHLDDLPCGAVLDFGCGAGVLGATIKRRYPQSRVTLLDVDAFAVAASRLTLAANGLQAEVISGDGIDAAPAELDLILSNPPFHTGVHTDYQASENLLKKSRQHLRKGGEIRLVANSFLRYQPLLEEALGNCEIRAEAQGFRIYRATRG